In Limisalsivibrio acetivorans, one genomic interval encodes:
- a CDS encoding indolepyruvate oxidoreductase subunit beta, translating to MKDYDILMVGVGGQGTVLSSDIVCEVALAGGSDVKKSEIHGMAQRGGSVVSHVRIGKRVSSPVLPLKGADIILSFEDMEFLRYPEYVNDETVLILNRYKIYPPSVASGDENYPESQVADLKDRFSTVFEMDAMEMAQKIGNPKVAGMVLLGKLASLLHYEQEVWKEVVSKKVPPKTVELNLKAFDAGFGS from the coding sequence ATGAAAGATTACGATATACTTATGGTCGGTGTCGGCGGACAGGGTACGGTTCTATCCAGCGATATTGTTTGCGAGGTAGCCCTTGCCGGTGGTTCCGATGTTAAGAAGAGCGAGATACACGGCATGGCTCAGAGGGGTGGAAGCGTTGTTTCCCATGTGAGAATCGGCAAGAGGGTAAGTTCCCCCGTTCTCCCGCTGAAAGGAGCAGACATAATCCTATCATTTGAGGATATGGAGTTCCTCCGTTATCCCGAGTATGTTAACGATGAAACGGTGCTTATACTGAACCGTTATAAGATATACCCCCCTTCGGTGGCCTCCGGTGATGAAAACTATCCCGAGAGTCAGGTTGCAGATCTTAAGGATAGATTCAGCACCGTTTTCGAGATGGACGCCATGGAGATGGCCCAGAAGATAGGTAATCCAAAGGTTGCGGGGATGGTGCTCCTCGGCAAGCTCGCCTCCCTTCTGCATTATGAGCAGGAGGTCTGGAAGGAGGTTGTCAGCAAAAAGGTTCCGCCCAAGACCGTTGAACTCAACCTGAAGGCCTTCGATGCAGGCTTCGGGAGCTGA
- a CDS encoding PHP domain-containing protein, giving the protein MQASGADFRNFDFHIHTNFSSDGVLSPFQVLNALRSRNFSHFSITDHNTVAGVTDLLKSAGDEGCRKIDFVSGIELSTNFEDVEIHLISYGVDTAHSGLLELLSEFEGNRRRQAELRVDKMRSLGFSIDLDRLMEMAQGKTPSGVTFLKALAEYPENHDKLEPYLEGERSDSPYTNFYFDYFFRGGRAYVDAPLLDYMKTVETLRDDSFLCIAHPGQYPEDKPSKLAVEGVRGIEAYSSYHDGEKTDDFLDLAVRKGMLPVAGSDFHGHRIKPGIHLGGHSCSDADMPLRLMEGVQSTGGTIFPL; this is encoded by the coding sequence ATGCAGGCTTCGGGAGCTGATTTCAGAAACTTCGATTTTCATATCCATACAAATTTCAGCTCGGACGGCGTTCTGTCACCTTTCCAGGTGCTTAACGCCCTCCGCAGCAGGAATTTCTCCCATTTTTCCATAACAGACCACAATACCGTAGCAGGTGTTACCGATCTCCTTAAGTCTGCCGGTGATGAAGGATGCCGTAAGATTGACTTCGTTTCCGGGATAGAGCTCTCCACGAACTTTGAGGATGTCGAGATCCATCTTATATCCTATGGCGTTGATACGGCCCATTCCGGTCTCCTTGAGCTTCTTTCGGAGTTCGAAGGTAACAGGAGAAGGCAGGCGGAGCTGAGGGTTGATAAGATGCGAAGCCTCGGTTTCTCCATAGATCTGGACAGGCTCATGGAGATGGCGCAGGGGAAGACCCCCTCTGGCGTAACCTTTCTTAAGGCGCTTGCGGAGTATCCTGAAAACCATGACAAACTGGAGCCCTACCTCGAGGGTGAACGTTCTGACAGCCCCTATACGAATTTCTATTTCGACTACTTCTTCAGAGGGGGGAGGGCGTATGTTGATGCCCCTCTGCTCGACTATATGAAGACGGTGGAAACACTGCGGGATGATTCCTTCCTGTGCATAGCCCACCCCGGTCAGTATCCTGAGGATAAGCCGTCAAAGCTGGCTGTTGAGGGTGTTCGTGGGATCGAGGCGTATTCATCATATCACGATGGGGAAAAGACCGATGACTTCCTGGATCTTGCCGTGCGTAAGGGTATGCTCCCCGTTGCAGGAAGCGATTTCCACGGTCACCGGATTAAGCCGGGGATCCATCTCGGCGGACACAGCTGTTCCGATGCGGATATGCCCCTTCGTTTAATGGAGGGTGTACAAAGCACCGGAGGCACAATCTTCCCCCTCTAG
- the rimP gene encoding ribosome maturation factor RimP, which translates to MAVSRDKEIIEKVRAAAVSVAEGHGVELFDITFRSERGGRVLRIYIDRDNETPGLEECALVSRDLSEILDKEDIIPYERYNLEVSTPGLDRPLRNERDFEKYTGKLCKITMKVKDETGRKNYTGRINGVDNGSVLIYVDKESKEFALEIDNISKARLEIEI; encoded by the coding sequence ATGGCAGTATCAAGAGATAAAGAGATTATTGAAAAAGTGCGAGCCGCCGCAGTGTCCGTTGCAGAAGGGCACGGGGTGGAGCTGTTCGACATTACCTTCCGCAGTGAACGCGGTGGGAGAGTGCTCCGGATCTATATCGACAGGGACAATGAAACCCCGGGGCTTGAGGAATGCGCCCTGGTCAGCAGGGATCTATCCGAAATTCTAGATAAAGAAGACATCATTCCCTACGAGCGGTATAATCTAGAGGTATCCACTCCGGGGCTGGACCGGCCGCTCAGAAATGAAAGGGATTTCGAAAAATACACAGGCAAACTCTGCAAGATAACCATGAAGGTTAAGGATGAAACCGGCCGTAAAAACTACACCGGAAGGATTAACGGTGTTGATAACGGTTCGGTCCTTATTTACGTGGATAAGGAGAGCAAAGAGTTTGCCCTTGAAATTGACAACATCTCCAAAGCAAGGCTAGAGATAGAGATTTAG
- the nusA gene encoding transcription termination factor NusA, whose protein sequence is MIKELAKVADELGREKGISRDILSEALKEAVTAAIGRKIGKYLEPDVEVDLEKGSIEISIPKEVCEEVDNKWYEIHIDDAQAYKEGAELGDVIMIPATLEDLGRQAALVAKQKLFEKLRDAEKQVVLDDFQGRIGEVVNGVLLKADRDNLIINIGKTEALLPKREMIPGDFFNRGDYVRALLLDIKTIKGWPQLILSRTHPEFMKKLFEAEIPEVFEGIIEVKSVSREPGDRAKVAVYTQNSNIDPVGACIGLKGSRINSISNELRGEKIDVVEWSPDTVKFVCNAISPADVVLTNVFEDENTIEVVVPDDQLSLAIGKKGQNVRLAARLTEWRLDVLKESEYAEIRKERLAAQEQELKDFYVLYNLENLEGLSDEDISKLIEAGIDDIEKLSNSSVDEIIAYLELEEDEAVQVINKAIDYLASKLEEEGIFEDEVPEDVDLDDEDASVEEEEAGEED, encoded by the coding sequence ATGATCAAGGAGCTTGCGAAAGTCGCAGATGAACTTGGAAGGGAGAAAGGAATATCCAGAGATATCCTTTCCGAGGCTCTGAAAGAGGCCGTAACCGCAGCCATAGGCAGAAAGATAGGTAAATATCTTGAGCCGGATGTGGAGGTGGATCTTGAGAAGGGAAGCATAGAGATTAGCATTCCCAAAGAGGTCTGCGAAGAGGTAGACAACAAATGGTATGAGATACACATCGATGATGCACAGGCCTATAAGGAGGGTGCAGAGCTTGGTGATGTAATTATGATACCCGCAACCCTTGAGGATCTTGGCCGTCAGGCTGCTCTGGTTGCGAAGCAGAAGCTTTTCGAAAAGCTTCGTGATGCGGAGAAGCAGGTTGTCCTTGATGACTTTCAGGGCAGGATAGGCGAGGTTGTGAACGGTGTACTCCTTAAGGCGGATCGTGATAACCTTATCATTAATATAGGTAAAACAGAGGCTCTTCTTCCCAAGAGGGAGATGATCCCCGGTGATTTCTTTAACAGAGGGGATTATGTTCGTGCGCTCCTCCTTGATATAAAGACCATAAAAGGATGGCCCCAGCTCATCCTATCCCGAACCCATCCGGAGTTCATGAAGAAGCTCTTCGAGGCTGAGATACCCGAGGTCTTCGAAGGTATCATCGAGGTTAAGTCCGTATCCAGAGAGCCCGGAGACAGGGCGAAGGTTGCCGTTTATACCCAGAACAGCAACATCGACCCCGTAGGCGCATGTATTGGCCTTAAGGGTTCAAGGATCAACTCCATCAGCAACGAGCTCAGGGGTGAGAAGATCGACGTTGTGGAGTGGTCACCCGATACGGTGAAGTTCGTGTGCAATGCTATCTCCCCTGCGGATGTTGTTCTTACCAACGTCTTTGAGGACGAGAATACCATCGAGGTTGTTGTTCCCGACGATCAGCTCTCCCTCGCCATCGGTAAAAAGGGGCAGAACGTTCGCCTCGCCGCAAGGCTCACCGAGTGGAGGCTTGATGTTCTTAAGGAGAGCGAGTACGCCGAGATCAGAAAGGAGCGTCTCGCAGCCCAGGAACAGGAGCTCAAGGACTTCTACGTTCTTTATAACCTTGAGAACCTCGAAGGTCTGAGTGATGAGGATATATCAAAGCTCATTGAGGCCGGAATAGATGATATCGAGAAGCTTTCGAACTCCTCCGTGGATGAGATAATTGCATATCTCGAGCTGGAAGAGGACGAGGCCGTTCAGGTTATCAACAAGGCCATCGATTACCTCGCCTCCAAACTTGAGGAAGAGGGGATCTTTGAGGATGAAGTTCCCGAAGATGTAGACCTCGATGACGAGGATGCTTCCGTCGAAGAAGAGGAAGCGGGAGAAGAGGATTAG